Proteins encoded by one window of Winogradskyella sp. PG-2:
- a CDS encoding zinc-dependent peptidase has translation MILIYLQETEVQPMNPTLKLIFLIIFFGGMAAVVFSRFYLFFEQQYALKYKKPFFLNAIILPNKLPDRQLNLLKTKFPFYDRLNQKEQSVFLHRVGGFINSKAFVGREGVEVTDEMKTLISSTAVMLTFGFRNYLIDIIETIIIYPKAYYSQINETYHKGEINPHLKTIVFSWEDFKHGYKIGDDNLNLGIHEFGHAIHLNAFRNDDVSSLIFNQGFEDLTTYLQNHEAVRKDLIASKYFRTYAYTNHFEFFAVLLENFIETPLEFKSQFPDLYNYIKLMLNFSFAEY, from the coding sequence ATGATCTTAATCTACCTTCAAGAAACTGAAGTCCAACCAATGAACCCGACACTTAAATTGATTTTTTTAATCATTTTTTTTGGAGGTATGGCTGCTGTAGTTTTTAGTCGCTTTTATCTGTTTTTTGAACAACAATATGCACTAAAGTATAAAAAACCATTTTTTTTGAATGCTATTATTTTACCAAATAAGCTTCCAGATAGGCAATTAAACCTTTTGAAAACAAAGTTTCCATTTTATGATAGACTCAATCAAAAGGAGCAAAGTGTATTTTTGCATAGAGTTGGAGGGTTTATTAATTCTAAAGCATTCGTTGGAAGAGAAGGGGTTGAAGTTACAGATGAAATGAAAACTTTAATTTCTTCAACAGCAGTAATGCTCACTTTTGGTTTTAGAAATTATCTTATAGATATCATTGAAACAATAATTATATATCCTAAGGCTTACTATTCTCAAATCAATGAAACTTACCATAAGGGGGAAATTAATCCACATTTAAAAACAATTGTATTCTCATGGGAAGACTTTAAGCATGGTTATAAAATTGGTGATGATAATCTTAATTTAGGAATTCATGAATTTGGTCATGCTATACATTTAAATGCATTTAGGAATGATGATGTAAGTAGCTTAATATTTAACCAAGGATTTGAGGACTTAACTACCTATTTACAAAATCATGAGGCGGTGAGGAAAGATTTGATAGCATCTAAGTATTTTAGAACTTATGCTTATACTAACCATTTTGAATTTTTTGCTGTATTATTAGAGAATTTTATTGAAACTCCTCTAGAATTCAAATCTCAGTTTCCTGATTTATATAATTATATTAAGTTGATGTTAAATTTTAGTTTCGCAGAGTATTAG
- a CDS encoding GatB/YqeY domain-containing protein — MSLQDDVMTAMKTAMKEKDQTALAALRAVKAEILLARTASGSSEELTEDQEIKILSKMVKQRKDSAAIFLEQDRKDLALPEIDQAEVISQFLPEALSEEEIEKVVIITIDQIGAEGMKDMGKVMGIVSKELAGQADGKTISTIIKAKLS, encoded by the coding sequence ATGAGTTTACAAGATGATGTAATGACTGCCATGAAAACGGCAATGAAGGAAAAAGATCAAACAGCTTTAGCTGCATTAAGAGCTGTAAAAGCAGAAATATTATTGGCTAGGACAGCTTCAGGTTCTTCTGAAGAGTTAACGGAAGATCAAGAAATTAAAATCTTATCTAAAATGGTAAAGCAACGTAAAGATAGTGCTGCAATTTTTCTAGAGCAAGATCGTAAAGATTTAGCATTGCCTGAGATTGACCAAGCAGAAGTGATTAGTCAGTTTTTACCGGAAGCATTAAGTGAAGAAGAAATTGAGAAGGTTGTAATCATCACTATTGATCAAATTGGAGCAGAAGGGATGAAAGATATGGGAAAGGTTATGGGAATTGTCTCTAAGGAATTGGCTGGCCAGGCAGATGGTAAAACAATTTCAACCATTATAAAGGCTAAATTATCATAA
- the gmd gene encoding GDP-mannose 4,6-dehydratase yields the protein MSKVAFITGVTGQDGAYLSEFLLKKGYEVHGLKRRSSLFNTDRIDHLYQDPHVDHKNFYLHYGDMTDSTNLTRLIKEIQPDEIYNLAAMSHVAVSFEIPEYTGNADGLGTLRILDAVRLLGLEKKTRIYQASTSELYGKVQEVPQSETTPFYPRSPYAVAKMYAYWITVNYREAYDMYACNGILFNHESPIRGETFVTRKITRAVSRIVLGLQDKFYLGNLDAQRDWGHAKDYVRMMWMILQADEAEDWVIATGKTTRIRDFVRMSFAEVGIELEFKGEGEEEKAYVVKSDNPEYQLEIGKEVLAVDPRYFRPTEVELLIGDATKAKEKLGWECKYDLDDLVKDMMKSDLKLMKQQQYLEDGGYKTLNYFE from the coding sequence ATGAGTAAAGTTGCATTTATTACCGGAGTTACTGGCCAAGATGGTGCCTATCTTAGTGAATTTTTATTAAAGAAGGGTTATGAGGTTCATGGTTTAAAGCGCCGTTCGTCTTTGTTTAATACAGACAGGATTGATCACCTTTATCAAGATCCACATGTAGATCATAAAAATTTCTACTTGCATTACGGTGATATGACTGATAGTACTAACCTTACGCGATTGATTAAAGAAATTCAACCTGATGAGATTTATAATCTTGCTGCAATGAGTCATGTTGCAGTATCCTTTGAAATACCGGAATATACAGGTAATGCAGATGGCTTAGGAACTTTACGTATTTTAGATGCTGTCCGCCTATTAGGTTTAGAAAAAAAGACACGAATATACCAGGCATCTACGTCTGAGTTGTATGGTAAAGTACAAGAAGTTCCACAATCAGAAACCACTCCTTTCTACCCAAGGTCTCCATATGCTGTAGCAAAAATGTACGCCTATTGGATTACCGTGAATTACCGTGAAGCTTATGACATGTATGCTTGTAATGGTATTTTATTTAACCACGAATCACCTATTAGAGGAGAGACTTTTGTAACGCGTAAAATTACAAGAGCAGTTTCTAGAATAGTTTTAGGTTTACAAGATAAATTCTATTTAGGTAATTTAGATGCTCAACGAGATTGGGGACATGCTAAAGATTATGTTCGTATGATGTGGATGATTCTTCAAGCTGACGAAGCTGAAGATTGGGTGATTGCAACAGGTAAAACAACAAGAATACGCGATTTTGTTCGTATGAGTTTTGCTGAAGTAGGTATAGAATTAGAATTTAAAGGTGAAGGTGAGGAAGAAAAAGCCTATGTAGTAAAAAGCGATAATCCCGAATATCAGTTAGAAATAGGTAAGGAAGTCCTAGCTGTTGATCCGCGCTATTTTAGACCAACAGAAGTTGAATTACTTATTGGGGATGCTACTAAAGCTAAGGAGAAATTGGGTTGGGAATGTAAATATGACTTAGATGATTTAGTAAAGGATATGATGAAGAGTGATTTAAAGCTCATGAAACAGCAGCAGTATCTTGAAGATGGTGGTTATAAAACATTGAATTATTTTGAGTAA
- a CDS encoding T9SS-dependent choice-of-anchor J family protein: MKNFYTLFVTLLISSLAFGQIAEDFNTGLSTSYFTGNRTLTSGSWSMQAVVQENTGNSRSGFAARINDDVNGAHLTTPSLNGAGTLSFWYRELNSGGGTFEIQTSTDGTNYTTLTSQSFSGTTFTQFTFNINDSSSNLTIRILNDDQSGHLIIDDLVVTALPSGPDNPDAFSASILSSSQIDLIYDDNTAGDNVVIVFDTDDTFTAPTGAPGTVGSALAGGTILFNGSGSGTYNHTSLTENTTYYYMAYSYDGVDYSTGLSANETTPCNAIAVTALSPFQEGFEAGVPPSCWASYRGSNGLGTAQDWQLETTDVNSGTNAAFVRYEDVSGGNAEDWLVTPALDLSSLTNTELSFFTRDEDFVDASDYSVRVSTLSQTDQASFTTINTNTSYGDTYTNEIVDLSAYDGQIVYIAFVMSQDNGDSWYIDDIEVKEGTSKDANIIETGFDEQDNIDYTLFDDVTSALDDTNAIKIGEFSIQDAGGAPADIDALTTTLTDISFDITGFANIAAIALIDDTEPVVVNLAETSTVTATTTFSGLSIQADDDGSKIFSVYVTFDNANITDNDQIQLTISAATADNSGSVFANANAGGAQTTINGDDNRIEVTATDLIIGTDTSNVEVNTIMSPSLTVTAVDAEANTDLDVVTVTLTPSVAGIFDVTASFVDSTTSGTATFDNLIFDTTGTGYTLTASSGALTTDTSAAFDVTEAVVLTTTIVAIEDFDSSTPNWTNDISSQTFVDPSSPSEGLFIQAASTNNLNFSGNTAFGRDLEGESGEPSLSPYTFTFDPVTITGLTSVNVSFDYHAFANAEIGEYEIFIDGVGQGSVEYFNDPDTSPGVNGTISVDIPDGNNTVGLVLTGTLNGEDDVLELDNFTITSTSISTPTCNTFAGNGLTGFGDVLGTGSLEVCAISGTTIDFTFTKGSGNFNNDDYMVIYIDSQSGGITDTANLTDTGDPGRQAISGFDGSSRSTLDFPTGFEPDFAIALDNNFAGLFEIVESGSHTFIQDATLSPTATPTAATYTFNIDFTNINTSIGAESLKVLATYLNPDGAFRSNEAIGRMNTVGNPGANPVGMDTYYQSNSGLQGGIAPSTADGLWSDGASWTNGNAPLNGDEITINNAINLDTDYTAGAIEVTGANIFTVDAGSTLAMTGGISGTGSININGKIIITEGGFTDIEPTYGAGSTLEYRNIVAAYNRFNEWSNGATLGAGVPDNVIIENATLDLTNGAQATFEDFTVGSNLTLLTVGNIIIDSNESLTVGGDFNNSDGNLSLNSVSDDYSSLIVVGTATGNATYNRYVNSNAPVNGNDLISAPVTGQAFNVFIANNTNILTNPSGPEVLFGGFDSNDGANPFELWIETDTTPLEAGKGYRTGITTGAGSNLVTFEGTVNASLVQTPISQGSASTLNLVGNPFPSYLDAQLFLSENSSLLNPSAQVIYGYNDSTDGTSAGDYTIISALLNNTLNIAPGQAFFVDSDVAGGNVEFKTTSPDMRLLGGGDDFISGRDSAVITNLKLNLSNSTSNFITDIFFTEFSSLGLDPGYDASLLGGAAPSFSLYSQLVQDDAGVPFAVQALGETDYENVTVPLGVNANQGEQLTFSISINTLPSAVEVYIDDIVANVSTLLNSSNYVLNPSVNLNGIGRFYLRFTDTSLSVTENSLSNLSIYNNASDKTIIISGQLIQSTVANIYDLQGRLVSSNKLDTSKTIQSINADYLSTGIYIVQLNNNMQDISKKLIIR; encoded by the coding sequence ATGAAAAATTTTTACACACTTTTTGTTACACTTCTAATAAGCAGTTTGGCTTTTGGGCAGATAGCTGAGGATTTTAATACTGGATTATCCACTTCTTATTTTACTGGTAACAGAACTCTCACCAGTGGTTCTTGGTCTATGCAAGCTGTAGTACAAGAAAACACAGGTAATTCGAGATCTGGGTTTGCTGCTCGTATCAATGATGATGTAAACGGAGCCCATTTAACAACACCATCTCTAAATGGTGCTGGTACTTTAAGTTTTTGGTATCGTGAATTAAATAGTGGAGGTGGTACTTTTGAAATACAAACATCAACTGATGGAACAAACTATACTACTTTGACATCTCAATCCTTCTCAGGAACAACATTTACACAATTCACATTCAACATAAATGACTCGAGTTCAAATTTAACTATTAGAATCCTTAATGATGATCAATCTGGACATCTAATTATTGATGATTTAGTTGTTACTGCATTACCTTCAGGTCCAGATAATCCAGATGCATTTTCAGCATCTATATTATCTTCTTCACAAATAGATTTAATTTATGATGATAATACAGCTGGAGACAACGTTGTTATTGTTTTCGACACTGATGACACCTTTACTGCACCTACAGGAGCTCCTGGCACTGTGGGTAGCGCATTAGCTGGTGGCACTATTTTATTTAATGGTTCGGGTTCTGGAACATACAACCATACAAGTTTAACTGAGAATACTACCTATTACTATATGGCCTATTCATACGATGGTGTTGATTACTCTACAGGTTTAAGCGCAAATGAGACTACACCTTGTAATGCAATTGCTGTAACTGCATTAAGTCCTTTTCAAGAAGGTTTTGAAGCTGGAGTACCACCAAGTTGCTGGGCATCCTATAGAGGAAGTAACGGTCTAGGTACTGCACAAGATTGGCAATTAGAAACAACAGATGTAAACTCAGGTACTAATGCCGCTTTTGTAAGGTATGAAGATGTATCTGGTGGTAATGCTGAAGATTGGTTGGTAACACCAGCATTAGATTTAAGTTCACTTACAAATACAGAATTGTCTTTCTTTACCAGAGATGAAGATTTTGTTGATGCTAGTGATTACTCTGTTAGAGTTTCTACATTATCACAAACAGATCAAGCTTCGTTTACTACTATAAATACAAATACTTCGTACGGCGATACTTATACAAATGAAATCGTTGACTTATCTGCTTATGATGGTCAAATCGTGTATATAGCTTTTGTTATGTCTCAAGATAATGGAGATAGTTGGTATATAGATGATATTGAAGTAAAAGAAGGAACATCTAAAGATGCAAATATTATAGAAACTGGCTTTGATGAACAAGACAATATTGATTATACCTTATTTGATGATGTAACAAGTGCTTTAGATGATACTAACGCTATAAAAATTGGAGAATTTTCTATTCAAGATGCTGGTGGTGCACCTGCAGATATTGATGCGCTAACTACAACGCTTACAGATATATCTTTCGATATTACTGGCTTTGCCAATATTGCTGCAATTGCATTAATAGACGATACAGAACCTGTTGTTGTAAACCTTGCTGAAACATCAACAGTAACAGCAACTACAACATTCTCAGGGTTAAGCATCCAAGCAGATGATGATGGAAGCAAAATATTTAGTGTTTATGTAACGTTTGATAATGCTAACATTACTGATAATGACCAAATACAATTAACCATTAGTGCTGCAACGGCAGACAACTCAGGTTCGGTATTTGCTAATGCCAATGCTGGTGGTGCGCAAACCACTATTAACGGTGATGATAATAGAATTGAAGTTACTGCTACCGATTTAATTATCGGTACTGATACCTCAAATGTAGAAGTGAACACAATAATGTCTCCTTCGCTTACAGTAACTGCTGTTGACGCAGAAGCAAATACAGATTTGGATGTTGTAACTGTAACATTAACACCTTCAGTAGCTGGCATTTTTGATGTTACGGCTTCTTTTGTAGATTCTACAACATCTGGTACTGCCACCTTTGATAACTTAATTTTCGATACTACAGGTACAGGATATACTTTAACGGCAAGCTCTGGAGCTTTAACGACTGATACTAGTGCCGCATTTGATGTTACGGAAGCAGTGGTTCTAACAACTACTATTGTTGCTATTGAAGATTTTGATAGTTCAACACCTAACTGGACAAATGATATATCTAGCCAAACTTTCGTAGATCCATCTTCACCAAGTGAAGGCTTATTTATTCAAGCAGCATCAACAAACAATCTTAATTTCTCAGGTAATACTGCTTTTGGTAGGGATTTAGAAGGGGAAAGTGGTGAACCTTCATTATCACCTTACACATTCACTTTTGATCCTGTTACTATAACAGGATTAACTTCAGTTAATGTAAGTTTTGATTACCACGCATTTGCAAATGCTGAAATAGGAGAATACGAAATATTTATAGATGGTGTTGGCCAAGGTAGTGTAGAATATTTCAATGACCCGGATACATCGCCAGGTGTAAACGGGACTATTTCTGTTGATATTCCTGACGGTAATAATACTGTTGGATTAGTTCTTACTGGCACACTCAATGGAGAAGATGACGTGCTCGAATTAGATAACTTTACAATAACCTCAACTTCAATATCAACTCCAACATGTAATACCTTCGCAGGAAATGGATTAACAGGTTTTGGTGATGTTCTAGGTACTGGTAGTCTTGAGGTTTGTGCTATCTCAGGTACAACTATTGACTTTACATTTACCAAAGGCTCAGGAAACTTCAACAACGACGACTACATGGTTATTTATATAGATAGTCAATCTGGTGGTATTACAGATACCGCTAACTTAACAGATACAGGAGACCCAGGAAGACAAGCAATTTCAGGTTTTGATGGAAGTAGTAGATCAACTTTAGATTTCCCAACAGGTTTTGAACCAGATTTTGCAATAGCATTAGATAACAATTTTGCTGGTTTATTTGAAATCGTTGAATCTGGCTCACACACTTTTATTCAAGACGCAACATTAAGTCCTACAGCTACACCAACAGCAGCCACTTATACATTTAATATTGATTTTACAAATATTAATACTTCAATTGGTGCAGAAAGCCTAAAAGTATTAGCAACCTACCTTAATCCTGATGGTGCTTTCCGTTCTAATGAAGCAATTGGCAGAATGAATACTGTTGGTAATCCGGGCGCTAATCCTGTAGGAATGGACACTTACTATCAATCTAATAGTGGATTACAAGGGGGTATTGCACCTTCTACTGCTGACGGTTTATGGTCTGACGGTGCATCTTGGACTAATGGTAACGCACCATTAAACGGAGATGAGATTACAATTAATAATGCTATAAACCTTGATACGGATTATACAGCCGGAGCTATTGAAGTTACTGGAGCGAATATATTCACTGTTGATGCCGGTAGTACTCTTGCAATGACTGGAGGTATTTCTGGAACAGGAAGTATTAATATTAATGGAAAAATTATAATTACTGAAGGTGGTTTTACAGATATTGAGCCTACTTACGGTGCTGGTTCAACTTTAGAATATAGAAACATTGTAGCAGCATACAATCGTTTCAATGAATGGAGTAATGGTGCTACTCTTGGTGCCGGTGTTCCGGATAATGTTATTATTGAAAATGCTACTTTAGACCTTACCAATGGTGCTCAAGCTACTTTTGAAGACTTTACAGTAGGTTCTAATCTTACTTTATTAACTGTTGGAAATATAATAATAGACTCAAACGAGAGTTTAACAGTGGGAGGTGATTTTAACAATTCGGATGGTAACTTAAGCTTAAACTCTGTTTCAGATGATTATTCAAGCTTAATAGTAGTTGGGACTGCTACAGGAAATGCAACTTACAATCGCTATGTTAATTCTAATGCGCCAGTTAATGGTAATGATCTTATTAGTGCACCTGTAACGGGTCAAGCTTTTAACGTTTTTATCGCTAACAATACCAATATATTAACTAATCCAAGTGGACCAGAGGTTTTATTTGGTGGTTTTGATAGTAATGATGGGGCTAACCCTTTTGAACTTTGGATTGAAACAGATACAACTCCATTAGAAGCTGGTAAAGGTTATCGTACTGGTATTACAACAGGTGCAGGTTCTAACCTTGTTACTTTTGAAGGAACCGTAAATGCTAGTCTGGTACAAACACCTATTAGTCAAGGATCTGCCAGTACTCTTAATTTAGTAGGAAACCCTTTCCCTTCTTATTTAGACGCGCAATTATTTTTATCAGAAAATTCTAGTTTACTTAACCCAAGTGCACAAGTTATTTATGGATACAATGATAGTACTGATGGTACTTCTGCAGGTGATTATACTATTATAAGTGCATTGCTAAATAACACCTTAAATATTGCACCTGGTCAAGCATTTTTTGTTGATTCTGATGTTGCTGGTGGTAATGTAGAATTTAAGACAACAAGTCCTGACATGCGTTTACTAGGTGGTGGTGATGACTTTATTTCAGGAAGGGACTCTGCCGTAATTACTAACCTAAAGTTAAATTTAAGTAATTCTACTAGTAATTTTATAACAGATATTTTCTTTACAGAATTTTCGAGTTTAGGATTAGATCCAGGATATGATGCAAGTCTCCTAGGTGGTGCTGCGCCTTCTTTCTCTTTATACTCTCAATTAGTACAAGACGATGCTGGCGTTCCATTTGCTGTACAAGCTTTAGGTGAAACTGATTATGAAAATGTAACTGTTCCATTAGGAGTTAATGCAAATCAAGGAGAACAACTAACGTTTAGTATAAGTATAAATACTTTGCCTAGTGCTGTAGAGGTATATATAGATGATATTGTTGCAAATGTATCTACATTACTGAACTCAAGTAATTATGTCTTAAATCCTAGCGTAAATTTAAATGGTATAGGACGATTCTATTTGCGCTTTACTGATACTTCTTTGTCCGTAACCGAGAATTCGTTAAGTAATTTAAGTATCTATAACAATGCTAGTGATAAAACTATTATTATTTCTGGTCAGTTAATTCAGTCTACAGTTGCTAATATATACGATTTACAAGGTCGTTTAGTTAGCTCAAATAAGTTAGATACGTCCAAAACTATACAATCAATTAACGCCGATTATTTGAGCACTGGTATATATATAGTCCAATTGAATAATAACATGCAAGACATATCCAAAAAATTAATTATTAGATAA
- a CDS encoding DUF2061 domain-containing protein → MKFSKRHLAKTITWRILGTLDTFLLSWFISNDISVGVQIGVFELVTKMILYYVHERLWFKSTIKSSNRRHILKTFSWRGIGTLDTVILSWIITGNPLTGLKIGGSEVITKMILYYGHEKVWYRINYGLDQRQRKKRLEKLKKTREL, encoded by the coding sequence GTGAAATTCAGTAAACGGCATTTAGCCAAGACCATTACTTGGCGTATATTAGGTACGTTAGATACGTTCTTATTATCTTGGTTTATATCAAATGATATCTCTGTTGGCGTTCAAATAGGTGTTTTTGAACTAGTGACTAAGATGATTTTATATTATGTGCATGAAAGATTATGGTTTAAATCAACGATAAAATCATCAAATAGACGGCATATTTTAAAAACGTTTTCATGGCGTGGTATAGGGACTTTAGATACTGTTATACTGAGCTGGATAATTACTGGAAACCCATTAACGGGATTAAAGATAGGTGGCTCTGAAGTTATTACAAAAATGATACTATACTATGGGCACGAAAAAGTATGGTATCGTATTAACTATGGTTTAGATCAACGTCAACGAAAAAAACGATTAGAAAAGTTAAAAAAAACTAGAGAATTATGA
- a CDS encoding GDP-L-fucose synthase family protein, translating into MNKNSKIYIAGHRGMVGSAVWRALEARGYSNLIGKTSSELDLRNQQSVKDFMNTERPDLIIDAAARVGGILANNENPYPFLMENLQIQNNLIDAAHKTDVKKFIFLGSSCIYPKYAPQPLKEEYLLTDSLEPTNEWYAIAKIAGVKACQAIRKQYGKDFVSLMPTNLYGPNDNFDLQSSHVLPAMLRKFHEAKENENTAVELWGSGTPMREFLHVDDMAQAVLFAVENVLPEYLYNVGTGTDVTIKELAETIQGIVGHKGEIIWDSSKPDGTPRKLMDSSRLQNLGWKPAFDLKSGIENTYNWFKAHQENYKKIKM; encoded by the coding sequence ATAAATAAAAACTCTAAGATTTATATAGCAGGTCATAGAGGTATGGTCGGTTCTGCAGTTTGGAGAGCGCTAGAGGCTAGAGGTTATAGTAATCTTATTGGAAAAACTAGTAGTGAACTCGATTTGCGCAATCAGCAGTCTGTCAAGGATTTTATGAATACTGAACGTCCAGACTTAATTATAGATGCGGCCGCACGTGTAGGTGGCATTTTAGCAAATAATGAGAATCCTTATCCATTCTTAATGGAGAATCTACAGATTCAAAACAATCTCATAGATGCAGCTCATAAAACTGATGTAAAAAAGTTTATCTTTTTAGGAAGCTCATGTATTTATCCTAAGTATGCCCCACAACCTTTAAAAGAAGAATATTTACTCACGGATAGTTTGGAGCCAACAAACGAATGGTATGCTATAGCAAAAATAGCAGGCGTAAAAGCTTGCCAAGCCATTAGAAAGCAGTATGGTAAAGATTTTGTGAGCTTAATGCCAACTAATTTATATGGGCCAAATGATAATTTTGATTTACAAAGTTCTCATGTATTACCAGCCATGCTACGTAAATTTCATGAGGCAAAAGAAAATGAAAATACAGCTGTAGAATTATGGGGAAGTGGCACGCCAATGCGCGAATTTTTACATGTAGATGATATGGCACAAGCCGTTTTGTTTGCGGTTGAAAATGTATTACCAGAATACTTATATAATGTTGGTACAGGTACAGATGTTACTATTAAAGAATTAGCAGAAACGATTCAAGGGATTGTTGGTCATAAAGGTGAAATTATATGGGATAGCTCTAAACCAGACGGAACTCCACGTAAATTGATGGACAGTTCACGGTTACAAAATTTAGGATGGAAACCTGCATTTGATTTAAAATCGGGGATTGAAAATACTTATAATTGGTTTAAAGCACATCAAGAAAATTATAAGAAGATAAAAATGTAA
- the cysC gene encoding adenylyl-sulfate kinase, which produces MSLNTVRQDYKITKADREKLNGHQSFLLWFTGLSGSGKSTLANLVEVKLNEKGISTFSLDGDNIRQGINKDLSFAPEDRTENIRRIAEIANLMVDAGVVTLAAFVSPYIKDRENIKTIVGHESFIEIYINTSIEECERRDVKGLYKKARAGEIKNMTGISAPYEAPVNPDLEIVTDNQSIETSVQTILDFIIQKLN; this is translated from the coding sequence ATGAGTCTAAATACAGTTAGACAAGACTATAAAATAACAAAAGCTGATCGAGAGAAACTTAATGGTCATCAATCTTTTTTATTATGGTTTACAGGATTGTCAGGTTCTGGTAAGTCTACTTTAGCAAATTTAGTAGAGGTGAAACTTAATGAAAAAGGTATATCTACTTTTAGCTTAGATGGTGATAATATTAGACAAGGTATTAATAAAGATCTTAGTTTTGCTCCGGAAGATCGGACTGAGAACATAAGACGAATAGCCGAAATAGCTAACCTAATGGTTGACGCAGGTGTGGTTACATTGGCAGCTTTTGTATCACCTTATATTAAAGATAGAGAAAATATAAAAACAATAGTTGGTCACGAAAGTTTCATTGAAATTTATATTAATACCTCTATTGAGGAATGCGAGCGTAGAGATGTAAAAGGGTTGTACAAGAAAGCTCGTGCAGGAGAAATTAAAAATATGACAGGGATTTCAGCTCCTTATGAAGCACCAGTTAATCCTGATTTAGAAATTGTAACAGATAACCAATCTATAGAAACATCTGTTCAAACCATTTTAGATTTTATTATTCAAAAATTAAATTAG
- a CDS encoding nucleotidyltransferase family protein, with the protein MGNLAITYQHIADILSFTSSNSKLEKTLKKSNFDWDSIVIEGSRHLVLPAIFCRLKSKKLLHTLPKELESYLEEITAINRNRNKTILKQIHKISNLLNENKIDYVFLKGAALLALGCYEDNAERMVGDIDILVAETQIKSASQIIKNNGYNFNYGYAYKTIDYRHLDRLISNTELAAIELHSNLLKKNYRYLIDIDKVLKSKSKVFDIYIPSNHYLSKHNVYAWQINDSGYYYKAIHLKHYYDSIKLNLDSNQDLLQDLTTNKYGEFYLQIAQMYFTEFKNIPITKKSKSFKKQHINYLDNWFYKNVLVPIKKSQYFFSTRYQLIINNKYYRQHLIKKIFLQKI; encoded by the coding sequence ATGGGTAATCTAGCCATTACATATCAACATATTGCAGATATCCTTAGTTTTACATCTTCTAACTCTAAATTAGAGAAGACCTTAAAAAAATCAAATTTTGATTGGGATAGTATTGTTATTGAAGGTAGCAGACATCTTGTTTTACCAGCAATTTTCTGTAGATTAAAATCAAAAAAACTATTACATACGCTACCCAAAGAGTTAGAAAGTTATTTAGAAGAAATTACAGCTATTAATAGAAATAGAAATAAAACCATCTTAAAGCAAATTCATAAAATATCAAACCTTTTAAATGAAAATAAAATAGATTATGTTTTCTTAAAAGGCGCAGCCCTATTAGCCCTTGGTTGTTACGAGGATAATGCAGAACGTATGGTAGGAGATATTGATATTTTGGTTGCTGAAACACAAATTAAAAGTGCATCTCAAATAATAAAAAACAATGGTTATAACTTCAATTATGGCTATGCATACAAAACAATAGATTATCGACATCTAGATCGATTAATATCGAACACAGAATTAGCTGCAATAGAACTTCACTCAAATCTTCTAAAAAAGAACTATCGATACCTCATAGATATAGATAAAGTTTTAAAATCTAAAAGCAAAGTTTTTGATATTTATATACCTAGCAATCATTATTTATCTAAACACAATGTCTATGCATGGCAAATTAATGATTCAGGATATTACTATAAAGCCATACACTTAAAACATTATTATGATAGTATTAAATTAAATCTAGATTCTAATCAAGATTTATTACAAGATTTAACAACAAATAAATATGGAGAATTCTATTTACAAATAGCACAAATGTATTTTACAGAATTTAAAAACATTCCGATAACTAAAAAGAGTAAATCATTTAAGAAACAACATATCAATTATTTAGACAATTGGTTTTATAAAAATGTACTAGTTCCAATTAAAAAAAGTCAATATTTTTTTTCCACCAGATATCAACTTATAATTAACAATAAATATTATAGACAGCATTTAATAAAAAAAATATTTCTACAAAAGATTTAA